The DNA window CCGTGAGCGTCCCCGAAGCCACCTGGCGCGAGGCCGCCCGCGCCAGGGGAGCTCGTGGCGAGGCCGCCATTCAGTGACGACGAGGCCTCTCGCGCCCCCGAACGCACCTCACAACGGGACGACGCTCAGAGAAGCGGGCGCGTTGCCATTCGCGAAGAGGCCATGCAGATAGTAGAGGCTGGAATCCGCCACCACGAACGCGAAGGGGGAGTGCTGTTGCGCCACCAGCGCCTGGGTCGGGCAACCTCCCGCCTTGGGGCCCTTCATGATGAGCATCGTCCCGATGCCACTCTCCATCCCATTCGTGAAGACGAAACCATCGCGAAGCACGAGGTGATGTGCGTTGACCGAGGCGTCCGAGATCACCTCGGTCTCTCCCCCCTGCTTCGGAATGCGAAGGACGGCATCGCCAGGGCCGCTCCTGTCGATCCAGTACACGTGGCTCTCGTCGACGGCGATCCCGGAGATCACCTCGCTGAACTCTTCTGGACATGGCGTCGATGCGAGCACCGTGAGTCCGCTTCCATTGAGGTTCGCGCGCATCACGGCAGAGGTCGTGGTCCAGTAAACGGCTTGCGAATCGACCACGATGTTCCGTACCCACTCGTCGTAGTGAAAGCTTCCCCGGGGCAACGAGGCCAGCCGCGTTGTTGCGCCTCCGTCGAAAGGAGCAGTCATCACGGCGGCTCCTGATGTCCCATCGTACGTCCAGTAGAAACGCCCCGTCGCCGTGTCGGCGATCATGTCGGAGACTTTCCCGGTCAGATCCGAGGTGCTCCAGAGGGTTCCCTGCGCGCCACTCAGGGTGTCGCGCCACTGGATCGTTCGGCCGAACTCGACCCAGTAGACTCTTCTCCCTCGGATCATCAGCTTGCCGGGGTTGACCCCCGTCACGACCACCTGCTCTGCCCCTCCCTGAAGGGGCATACGGGTCACCGTTCCCTGATTGAAGGTCGCGATGGGATAGGTGCTCCAGTAGAGAAAATCCCCTGCGATCTGGAGATCTTTGGGTCCCTGGATGCCTTGCACCAGCAGCGTCGGCGTCGCCCCCCCACCAGGCAAAGGACACGCCGCCGTCCAACGCTCGTCGCAGGCCAATGCACTCCCGCCAGAGCCCCCTGCGCCGCCACCACTCCCGCCAGAGCCCCCTGCGCCGCCACCGCTCCCATCCGAGCCCCCCACGCCGCCACCGCTCCCATCCGAGCCCCCCACGCCGCCACCGCTCCCATCCGAGCCCCCCACGCCGCCACCACTTCCGCCGAAGCCCCCGGCGCCTTCCGGAGGGTCGCCCGTCGTAGAAGTCGTCGACGTGTGCTCCGAGCTGCACCCCAGGAGCACGACGAGCAGCGCGGACACGGAGATGAGAGACTTTGCATGGAACGCTCGGAGCATCGTCAACCTCCCGGTGGCTGGCTGCCACACGTCCGATGGACGACCGTGCGCCTGCACCCATGCAACGAGAGGCGTCGGAATCCTGCTTTTCGCGCCTCGACCCCGCCTGCAATGCAGCTCTGCACGCCTGTCGTGCGGAGTTACGACGCGCACCTCCCAGATGCCGCTCACGACGGGATCCATCGACAGCCGACGATTCCGCGTTGTTTTGCTCCTCGCGGGAGCAGCCGACTGGACTAGGGTCGGCGTCGATGCGTTCCCGTTACCCTCTCTTCGGGATCTTCGCTGCCCTGCTCTCGGCCACGGCCTGCGTACCTCGGTACACGCAGTTCCACGGAGAGACGATCGTGGGCGTCGGCGAAGAACTGAACTGTCCACCTCCAAGACCTCCGCCTCAGAGACCACGCCGGCGTGTGACCCTCGGGAAAGAGCGGCTGGAGATCAACGAGAAGATCCAGTTCGCCGTGAACCAGGCCGTGATCTTGCCGGCGTCTTCGTCGCTCCTCGACGAGATCGCACAGACGCTGAAAGAACACCCGGAGCTACCGAAGATCGAGGTTCAGGGTCATTCCAGCAGCGAGGGTGACCGGAACAAGAACAAGACCCTCTCGCAAGCACGCGCCGAGGCCGTGGTGAAAGCCCTGACCGATCGCGGTGTGAAAAACGAGGTGCTCACCCCCAAGGGCTTCGGCTCCGAGAACCCCGTCGCCAGCAACGACACCGAGGAGGGACGCGAGAAGAACCGCCGCGTCGAGTTCGTCATCGTCTACCCGGAAGGCCCTGGCGGTCCTCGGGGTCGGCGAGGTGGACCCGAAGGTCGGAGACCGACGGACACCGAAGGCGCTACGCCGCGAAAGGATGGTGCGAAATGATGCGTACGCTCTGCATCACCCTCGGCGTCGTGACGCTGAGCGGCTGCATGGTCGACAAAGGGGGCGGCGCGACAGCCCGCACCCCCGTGGAATGGCAGTCGCTCGTCGGACAGCAAATCGACGCGCGCTCCGACGCGCTCTACGCCTGCTACGCTCAGGCAGAAGCAGCATCTCCGGATCAGCCGCCCCCACCTCCGCCAGGTCCCGACGCCAGGCGTCCCCGCCGGCGCGGCCAGTCTCCCACGGGCGAACCAGTCCCTCCGAAAGAGTCCAAGCTCGTCGTCGTCCGGCTCTTCGAAAGCGTGTTCGTCGGCGAATCGTTCGTCGCCTCGCAAGCCCCGGGACGTCACGGCACCCCGATCGACGACGCCCTCTCCCGCTGCGTCGTGGGAGCGCTCAGCGACATCGCCCTTCCGGCCGGCGACAAGAGCCGCGGCGTGGGCACCTGGTGGATCGTCTTCGACCCCGCCAAGCTCGTCACCACGAAAGCCCCAGCCGCCCAGGAGGCACCATGAACAGCCACGCATTCCAGCAGCGCAAGCGCCTCACGATGGCCCGAGCCGCGGTGTCACTCGTGCTCCCCCTCGGCCTGCTCGCCTCGATGACGGGCTGCACCTACTCCCCCTACGTGCGGGTCGAGGGGGACACCCTCGTCGGCGGCCAGCTCCCTCCACCGCCCTCCTGCCCGCCCTCACGCGCCTTGCCGCCTCCCGCAGACGGCGATCCCGCGTCCCAGGAAGGTGCCCAGTGAAGCGCCTCGCCCTCGGTTGCCTCGCCATGCTCGCCCTCTCGGGTTGCTACGCCCGCCAGGGCACCATGCTGCGCACACCGCAGCAGTGGCAGCAGGCGATCACCCACGCCATCGACGAACGACAGCACCTCCTCCGGTTCTGTTTCAACGAGGCCCCCCCCGAGCCCACGACCGTGACCGTGCTGTTCTACGGCTACCCCGACGACAGCGGCTCACAGATCCTGCAAGCGTCCGTCTACCGCCCTGCAGGAGCCACACCTCTGCCCCCGGCCGCGGCCGCGCTCTCCGAGTGCGTGGTCAACACCCTCAACAACACCCTCGTCATCCCCGGCGACGACGGCAACGCGGTCCAGGCCACCTGGCGTCTCACCTTCGATCGCGGCGCCCCGGCCCGCATCACCGCGAGCCCTGCAAGCGCGTCGACCAGCGCCGCCGCAGAACCTCCCGCCAGCGCGCCGACGACACCTCCGACCCCGTAGTCACGCGTCCCCCACGCCAAAAGCACCCTCCCATCAGGAGCCCATCCGCGACGGAATCGCGCTCCGCCGCCATGAAGAACGCGCGTCCACGCTCTCCATCGCCGTCCTCGAAGCCCCCCGCGCAGGCCCACCGACCAGGGCACTCACGATCTCGAGGCCTGAACGAAGAGGGATCTCGGTCCGGCTTCCTCGACGCACGATCTCGGCGTTGTAGGATGCGCTCGGGCAACCTGTTGCGAGCCGTTTAGCTCACCGCAGGCCCGACGGAGAGGATCGAGCAATGCAATCGAAGTCACGATGGGGTGGACTGACGTCGTTATGCGCGCTGGCGCTCCTTGCATGCGGCGAGACCAGTTCGGAAGACGAAGAGCTCATGCTCGACATGGGCATGGCCTCCCAGGCCTCCTGCGGTGTGGCAGGAACCAGCAGCTTGATCCCCACGATGTCCGGCAACACGAGCCCATCGGGAAGCGTCACCAGCAGCGGCGTCTATTCATCGAGCTATTCGCCCTGGCAGGCTCTCGATGCGACGACCGCCACCCTCTGGCTGTCGAACATGTACGCCTCCTCGGTCTGGCTCGCCTACGAGTGGGGTGGAGGCGTCGCCAAGACGGCGACCTCGTACCAGATCACCTATGCCAACGGCAGCTGCTGCGAGCAGCGCGGCCCCAAGAACTGGACGCTCCAGGGCTGGAACGGCGCATCCTGGACCACCGTGGATACGGTGACGAACCAGACCGGATGGTACGGCAATCCCATTCGCACCTTCGAGGTCGACCATCCAGGGTCCTTCACGAAGTACCGGCTCCACGTGACGGCGGACAACTACAATGACCCCGGCCATCCGATCACGCTCGTCTCCATTGCGTCCCTCCAGCTCCAGGGCCGCGACGTGGTGTCGCAAGTTCCCACGATGTCTGGCGACACGAGCCCGTCGGGGCTCGTCACCAGCAGCGGTGTCTATTCATCGAGCTATCCGCCCTGGCAGGTGTTCGACGCAACCACTGCCACGCTCTGGCTGTCCAACATGTACGCCACCGCGGTCTGGCTCGCTTACGAGTGGGGTGGAGGTGCCGCCAAGCCGGTCACCTCGTACCAGATCACCTACGCCAATGGCAGCTGCTGTGCACAGCGCGGTCCCAGGAACTGGACGCTCCAGGGCTGGAATGGTTCGTCCTGGATCACCGTGGACACGGAGACGAACCAGACCGGATGGTACGGCGACCCCATCCGCACCTTCGAGGTCGACCGGCCCGGCTGCTACACGAAGTACCGGCTGCACGTGACCGCAGACAACTACAACGATCCCACGTACCCGATCACGCTGGTGTCCATCGCGAGCCTGCGACTCCAAGGCCCCGAAGCCCCCTGAGGTCCCCCCCGCTCGGCGTGACGGCGCGACGCCTTCCCGCCGACGAACCTCCTCCCGCGCTCACCGGATCGTGTAGCCGCCGTCGATCACGAGCGACGCGCCGGTGATGTAGGACGCCCAGTCCGACAGCAGGAACAGCACGGGGCGCGCGATCTCCTCCTGACGCGCCCCACGCCCCAGGATCGTCCCGCTGATGAACCCGGCATAGAGCGCCTGCCCTTCCTTCACGTGATCCCAGATCTCCGTCTCCACCGGCCCTGGCAGCACCGCGTTCACCCGGATGTTGCTCGCCGCCGCATCCAGAGCGGCCCCCTTGGTCAGCCCGATGATCCCGTGCTTGGACGTCACGTACGCGGTCATCATCGGCGCCCCCACCATGCTCAGGACTGACGCGCAGTTCACGATCGCGCCTCCGCCCGTCTTCTGCATGGCCTGGATCTCGTACTTCATGCTGACGAAGACGGCGTTCAGGTTGACCGAGATCAAGTCCAGGTACTCCTGGTGGGGAACCTCGTCGAACCGCTGGAATGGACCTGCCGTACCGGCGTTGTTGAATGCGCCGTCCAGCCGCCCGTACTCGTGGACGGTGCGCTGGACGAGCGCAGCGAGGCTCTCCTCTTGTGTGACGTCGGTGCGCACGAACAGCGCGTGTCCCCCTTCCGAGCGGATGCGGGCGACGAGTTCCTCGCCCCGGTCGGCGCGACGGCTGGCGGCGACGACCTTCGCGCCCTGGCGTGCCGCTTCCACTGCGGTCGCCGCGCCGATCCCCGAAGTCGCGCCGGTGACGATGATGACTTTGTCTTTGAGCAACATGGATCTCCTCGTGGCCACTGGCCTGGTGATTGAATGATGCAATCATCCGTGCGAGGGACGTTCCCCGGGATGGAGCACGTCCGACGCCGGAACATCCGGGTCCTCTCCGTGATGCGATGGCCTGACGACCGTATTCAGGGCTGCGCGGGGACCGTTCGCCACGAGGCGACACCGGCCAGCGACGTTCTCACCAACGCCACCGCACCGTCCACCTGCACACCGGAGATGGAACGAAGCACGTCCGCCTTCCTGTGCGGCTCATCCTGCCGGTGCGACCGCCACCAGCAGCGCCATGTTAGCCAGCTCAACGGAGAGGACAAGCCTCCAGCATGTCCCTCTTTCGGGATATGCGATCGGAGATCGCGGATCTCTCGGTCCGCGAGGCATGCATCGAGCGCTGGGCGGGGTCGCAGGGGAAGCGCTGGACGCCCTGATTCACACGGCAGGGGCACGCGCCCCCGCCGCCCCGCCGAGCAAAGCTCGTCGGGGCCCCACCACCCCGCGATCCACTCGGGAAATCAGGCATGTCTCGCCGCTTCGGGCCTGACGTCGGTGCATCGAGAAGCGGGCGAAGTCTCCGGCCGTGTGCATGAGGAGGCCATCGCCCCTTGAAGTCGTGTCCTGGGAGGGAACGCCCGCGCGTGAAGACAGGGGCGCGACGACGCCAGCCGGCGCCGTCGCGCGGAGGCTCAGATCTTCACGCAGGTCGCCGCATTGTTGAACGTGCTGCAACCACCGCATGAGCTGCTGCAGAAGAACGACGACGCGGCGTACCCGCTGGGGCAGACCGTCCCGCAGGTGTTGAAGCTGCTGCCGGTATTCGCCTCGCAGGTCGCCGCGTTGTTGTAGCTCGAGCAGCCACCGCAGGAGCTGCTGCACAGATACTGCGTCGGGTGATACCCGCTCGGACAGATGGTGCCGCACATGAAGAAGCTGCTGCCCGTGTTGGGCTCACAGTTCGCGGCGTTGACGTACCCGATGCAGCCGGCCCCGCACGACCCCGAACAGAGGTACTGATCGGGGTGGTAGCCGCTCGGACAGGCCGTCCCGCAGATGAACAGCTCGGACTCGGCGGTCCCCACGGCCTCCTCCTCCCCCTCGACGATCGCGGAGGACGGGTCATCGACGAGGTCCTCCTCCGGCGCCACGGCGCAAGCGACGGCGAGCGAGGCGAACACGGACAGAGCAGCAGACGCGAACAACTTCTTGATCATGACGGGGCTCCTGAGCATGCCGCGCCGATGGACGGGCATCTTCGAGGGGTTCACGACGAACGTGGCGCCAGCGCAGCGAGGCGAGCAGCTCACCGCGCACACCGGCCCACGGACGGCAGCCGACGCACGATGACGAACCAGAACGCATCGATGCACCCGCTGCGGTTCGCGCCATGAGCAGGGCGCGTGCCAGCACACCATGGGAGAGAGCACCGCAAGGACGCGCACGAACCTGGTCGCCATCGAGGCAGGCCCCGTTGTGCGAGCGCTGCGCAACTGGAGCGAAGATCACGCGACCGGAGCGCCGTCGGCACGCCCTGCCGCCAGCGCGCAGCGTCCCCCAGCCTGACCGCGGCCCGTCCCCCACCGCGGACGGGTCGTGCTCGCGAGGGCCCCCTTCGTCGCCCCCAGCCCACGCCTCGTCAGGCTCTCGTGGCTGGCGTCGATCCCCCCCTCTATGCCAGAGACCATGGTTCGACCGACACGATGCGCCGCTGCTGCGCTGGCGTTGTTCGCGGCCACCGCGTGCACCGATCCCCCCCCCAGCGAGGCACCGACGAGCCCACGCGAGGCCCCCGCCACCCTGCGCGCGGAGGCCCGGACCTTGCCCCGGACGCGGTCGTACGTCGGCACCCTCGTCGCCCCCCACGACGCCACCTTGTCGACGACGAGCGGCGGTCGGGTCGAGGCGTACACCTTCGAGGTGGGCAAGCGCGTCCGTGCGGGCGACGTCCTGATCCGGCTCGGCGCGACCGAGCTCGCCTTCGCCTCCCAGGCGGCTGCCGCGAGCGCCACCCAGGCCGCCGCGCGCATCGCCGGCGTGAAGGAGCCGGCCGAGCTGCCCGGCGTGCTCGCGGCCAGGGCCTCCCTCGACATCGCGGAGGACGCCGCACGCCGCGCCGCGCAGCTCCACACCCAGGGCTCGATGAGCGAGCAGGAGCTGACCCGCCTCCGCACCCACGCGACCGCCGCCAGGGCCGAGTACGACGTCGCCCTGTCCGGCGCGAAGGCCGAGTTCGGGAGGCTCCGGGAACTCCAGGCCATGGCGGGCCAGGCGCGCGCCGCTCTCCACGACCGAGAGATCCGCGCCCCCTTCGACGGCCTCGTCCTGGAGCGGTTCGTCGATCTCGGCCAGATGGCCGCGCCCGGCACCCCGCTGCTCCGCCTCGTCGACGCATCGGAGATCCTCGTGCGCTTCGAGGTCCCTCAGTTCGACGCGCACGAGGTGGTGCTCGGGCGGCGCGCCACCGTGCGGCTCCAGGGCGCGCCGCTGAGCGCCGAGGTCGCACGCCTCACCCCCGGCCTCGTCGGAGACGCCAGCACCCGACGGGTCGAAGCCAGGCTGCTCGACCCCCCCGACGGAGCGCTGCTCCTGGGCGCCCGCCTCACCGTCTGGCTCGACACCGCCGAGAACGAGGAGCTGGTCGAGGTCCCCCTCTCTGCCATCACGCGGACCGCGGGCCTCTCGCGCGCCTGGGTGCTCATGGAGGGGCGGCTCGAAGAGCGCCTCCTCTCCGTGGCGCGCATCGAAGGCGATCGCGTGCTCGTCCGCTCGGGCATCCGTGGTGGCGAGGAGGTGGTGAAAGAGCCGCTCGCCGACTTCAAGCGCGGGGAAGAGGTGGCCCTGTGACCCCGCAGTCCCCTGCTGCCCCCCACACACGACGGCAGACCCGCGCATGCCTCACGCGCGTCGCCCTCGTACTCCTCGGCAGCCTCGCGTCTCCCTCGGCCCTCGCCCAGCCCATGCCCGCCGCGCCTCCCGCGTTGTCCCCCTCGGCCCTCGCCCCGCCCCTCACCCCACCGGCGCCTGCCGTCACCGGGGCCATCCTCCTCGACGAGACCACCGTCGCCGCCATGGCCCTGCGCACCCACCCCAGCGTCGACGCCTCCAGGGCTGCCCTCGGTGCCGCCCGCGCCGCCGCCACCGGCGCCGACCTCGCCCGCATCCCCGAACTCGACCTCTCCGCCCGCTACACCCGCTTGAGCCGCATCCCCGCGGAGTACACCACCCTCGGCGGCCTGGTCTTCCCGCAGCTCCTCGACAGCCTCGGCGCCCGCGCCCAGCTCACGCTCCAGCTCACCGACACCTTCCTCGGCCTCGCCGCGACGGCGCGGGCCGCTGGCCACGACGCCAGCGCCGCCGCCCTCAAGCTCGTCGCCACCCGCGCCCAGGTCGCGTACGACGCCCGCCTCGCCTTCCTCGACTACTGGAGCCGCTCCCTCGCCCTCGTCAACGCCACCGAGCTGCTCCGCGCCGCCGAGAGCAACGCCACCGACCAGCGACGACGCAAGGCCACCGGCACCGTCGCCCCCAACGACGTCCTCCCCTTCGAGACCGCCCTCGACGACGCCGCCATGAACCTCGAGCGCGCCCGCGGCGACCTCGCCGCCGCCGAGGCGACCTTGCGCATCTACATCCCCGACCTCGTGGGCAAGCCCCTCGCCGTCCGCCCCTTGCCAAGCATCCCCGAAGGCGCCCCTCCGCCCGCCACCCCGAAGCCCACCACCATGCCCCCTCGGCTGGCTGCCCTCGAACACCAGGCCCGCGCCGCGGACGCCCGCACCGACAGCGCCTCCCTTTCCCGGCTCCCCCGCCTCACCCTCTACGGCGCCGCCGACATCAGCGCCCCCAGCCCCCGCGTCTTCGTCCTCGACCGCCTCGTCGCCATCCCCACCTGGGAGGTCGGCGCCCGCCTCGAATGGTCCCTCTCCCAGGCCACCGTCGGGAGCGCGCGCACCGCCCAGGCCCGGCACGAGCACCGCGCCCTCGTCGCCCGCCTCGCCGCGGCCCGCCTCACCCTGGACGCCGAGCGCGAGGCCACCCGCCGCCTCCTCGAAGCCGCCCACGCCCGCCTCCAGCGCGCCCGCGACCGCGTGGACCACGCCACCGAACTGGCCCACGCCCGCCGCGGCGAACTCGACGCAGGCACCGCCCTCCCCCTCGACGTCGTGCTCGCCGAGACCGACCTCGTCCGCGCCCGCAACGAGCACATCGCTGCCCACGTCGAGCGCGCCATGAGCCGCGCCAAGCTCGACTTCCTCGACGGCCGCACCGACTTCACGCCGCCGAACGCGCGACCGAACGCCCCCCCGAAGGGAACCCCGTGAAAGCCCTCGTCGCCCTCTTCATCCGCCGCCCCGTCTTCACCTGGGTGCTCATCCTCGGCAGCATCGTCCTCGGCCTCACCGGCCTGCTGAAGATGCCCGTCGAGCGCTTCCCGAACGTCGACTTCGCCTACGTCTCCGTCTCCGTCTCCGCGCCGGGCATGTCCGCCGAGCAGGTCGAGAGCGAGATCGCCACCCGCATCGAGAACGCCCTCGGCACCGTCAGCGGCCTCGACCGGCTCGACTCCACCTCGTCCGAGGGCCACGCTTTCATCGCCGCCCAGTTCGTGCTCGGCAAGGACTCCATGGAAGCGGCCAACGAGGTTCGCGACCGCATCTCCCGCCTCGCCGAAGAACTCCCCCCCTCCGCGCGCCCCCCCAGCGTCGAGACCTTCAACGTCAACTCGGCCCCCATCCTGCTCCTCTCCGTGCAGAGCCCCGCGGGCGCCCGCACCCCGCGCGAGCTGACCGAACTCGCCGACACCACCCTCCGCCGCGAACTCCAGAGCATCCGCGGCGTCGGCGACGTCCGCCTCATCGGCGGCGAGACCCGCACCCTCTCCATCGTCCTCGACCCGCTCCGCCTGCTTGCCGCCGACCTCACGGCCCAGGAGGTCCAGCGCGCCCTCGCCCAGGAGAACCTCGAAGCGCCGGGCGGCAGCCTGACCGACGGCGCCCAGGCGCTCGGCGTCCGCCTCTCCGCCAAGGCACGGACCGCCGCCGACCTCGAACGGATCCTCGTCGCCAGGCGCGGCGACACCTCCATCCGCCTCGCCGACGTCGCCGACGTCGACGACGAAGGCCTCGCCGCCGACGCCCGCGCCAGCCTCACCGGAAAGCCCGCCGTCCTCCTCGCCATCACCAAGCAGCCTGGCGCGAACACCGTCAGCGTCACCGACGACGTCCGCGCCCGCGTCGACGTCGCCCAGCGCTTCCTCCCCGACGGCGTCGAGGCTCGCATCCTCCAGGACAACAGCGAAGACGTCCGCGCCTCCGTGGCCGCCGTCACCGAGCACCTCCTCCTCGGCGCCCTCCTCGCCGCCGTCGTCGTGCTCCTGTTCCTCCGGAGCTTCCGCGCCACCCTCATCGCCGGCCTGGCCATCCCCGCCTCGATCCTCGGCACCTTCGCCGTGACCCACGCGCTCGGGATGACCCTCAACCTGCTCTCCCTGCTCGGCCTCACCCTCGCCGTCGGCATCGTCATCGACGACGCCATCGTCGTCCTCGAGAACATCGTGCGCGTCATGCAGACGCGGAACCTCTCGCCCGGCGAGGCCGCCGTCGAAGCCACCCGCGAGATCGGCCTCGCGGTGCTCGCGACCACCCTGTCCCTGGTCGCCGTCTTCCTGCCCATCGCCACCATGGAAGGCATCGTCGGCCGCTACCTGAGCCCCTTCGGCCTCACCATGTCGGTCTCGATCCTCCTGTCGATGGCCGTCGCGTTCACCCTCACCCCCATGCTGTGCAGCCGCTGGCTCGCGCCACCTCGACCCAGCGCCGAACCCGAGCGATCCAGTTCGGCCCCCGCGCACGCAGCACCCACGCAGCCCGGAACGCCCGACCTCGCAGCAGCCTCTCGCCGGGATCCCACGCCCCTCGCCCACGAGCACACCCACGACGGCCCCCTCGAGCGCCTCTACGCGCGCGCGCTCACCTTCCTCCTTCGCAGGCGCTGGATCGCTGGCGTGGGCATCACGCTGACGCTCCTCTCGACCGTCGTCCTCGTCAGCCACCTCCCCACCACCTTCGTCCCGACCGAGGATCTGAGCCGGTTCTCGGTCTATCTCCGCCTCCCCGAGAGCGCCTCCCTCGACCGCACCGCGCAGGTCGGCGAACAGATCGCCACCCTGGTGCGCGACCTCCCGGACGTGGACGAGACCGCGCTCACCACCCTGAGCGCCCGCGAAGCCACGGTGACCGCGTACCTCTCCCGCCGCGGCGTCCAGTCGCAGCGCATCCAGCAGATGCGCGAGCGCCTGCGCGCCCCCCTCACCGAAGAGCCCCTCCTCACGATGGTGGGCCCCGCCGACGACTTCGCCCCCCCCGGACCGGAAGGCGCGTCCATCCAGTTCGTCATCCGCGGTGCCGAGCTGAACGGCCTCCAGCAGATCGCCTCGGCGCTCCTCGACGCCGCCAAGGGCCTCGAAGGCACCGTCGATCACGGCATCACCAGCGGCGGCGGCAGGCCAGAGCTCTCCCTCCGCGTCGACCGCAGCCACGCCAGCAAGATAGGCGTCTCCCAGGCCGAGATCGGCAGCGTCCTCGCCCTCATCGACCGCAAAGGCGTCGATCTCGGCAGCGTCCGCGACCCGCACAGCCGCGCCGAGATCTCCGTCCCCGTCCGCCTCCGCGTCGCCTCCAGCACCCTGAACCACGAAGATCTCGTGCGCACCCTCACCGTGCGCAGCGACCAGGGACAGCTCGTCCCCCTCGCCACGCTCGCCGAGATCGAGCGCGACGTCGGACCAGGCTCCATCCGCCGCGTCGGCCGCCAGCGGCAGGTCACCCTGTTCATGAACACCGTGCCCGGCACCTCCGACAGCACCGTCATCGAGGCCCTCCACAAGAAGCTTCGCGAGCTCGATCCCACCGGCCGCTACCAGGGCGAGGTCATCGGCAACGCCAGCGAGATGCAGAAGACGTTCAACGCCTTCCTGACGGCCATCTTCCTCTCGTTCGTGTTCATGTACCTCGTCCTCGCCGCC is part of the Chondromyces crocatus genome and encodes:
- a CDS encoding efflux RND transporter periplasmic adaptor subunit; its protein translation is MVRPTRCAAAALALFAATACTDPPPSEAPTSPREAPATLRAEARTLPRTRSYVGTLVAPHDATLSTTSGGRVEAYTFEVGKRVRAGDVLIRLGATELAFASQAAAASATQAAARIAGVKEPAELPGVLAARASLDIAEDAARRAAQLHTQGSMSEQELTRLRTHATAARAEYDVALSGAKAEFGRLRELQAMAGQARAALHDREIRAPFDGLVLERFVDLGQMAAPGTPLLRLVDASEILVRFEVPQFDAHEVVLGRRATVRLQGAPLSAEVARLTPGLVGDASTRRVEARLLDPPDGALLLGARLTVWLDTAENEELVEVPLSAITRTAGLSRAWVLMEGRLEERLLSVARIEGDRVLVRSGIRGGEEVVKEPLADFKRGEEVAL
- a CDS encoding SDR family NAD(P)-dependent oxidoreductase; amino-acid sequence: MLLKDKVIIVTGATSGIGAATAVEAARQGAKVVAASRRADRGEELVARIRSEGGHALFVRTDVTQEESLAALVQRTVHEYGRLDGAFNNAGTAGPFQRFDEVPHQEYLDLISVNLNAVFVSMKYEIQAMQKTGGGAIVNCASVLSMVGAPMMTAYVTSKHGIIGLTKGAALDAAASNIRVNAVLPGPVETEIWDHVKEGQALYAGFISGTILGRGARQEEIARPVLFLLSDWASYITGASLVIDGGYTIR
- a CDS encoding TolC family protein, with product MTPQSPAAPHTRRQTRACLTRVALVLLGSLASPSALAQPMPAAPPALSPSALAPPLTPPAPAVTGAILLDETTVAAMALRTHPSVDASRAALGAARAAATGADLARIPELDLSARYTRLSRIPAEYTTLGGLVFPQLLDSLGARAQLTLQLTDTFLGLAATARAAGHDASAAALKLVATRAQVAYDARLAFLDYWSRSLALVNATELLRAAESNATDQRRRKATGTVAPNDVLPFETALDDAAMNLERARGDLAAAEATLRIYIPDLVGKPLAVRPLPSIPEGAPPPATPKPTTMPPRLAALEHQARAADARTDSASLSRLPRLTLYGAADISAPSPRVFVLDRLVAIPTWEVGARLEWSLSQATVGSARTAQARHEHRALVARLAAARLTLDAEREATRRLLEAAHARLQRARDRVDHATELAHARRGELDAGTALPLDVVLAETDLVRARNEHIAAHVERAMSRAKLDFLDGRTDFTPPNARPNAPPKGTP
- a CDS encoding OmpA family protein, producing the protein MRSRYPLFGIFAALLSATACVPRYTQFHGETIVGVGEELNCPPPRPPPQRPRRRVTLGKERLEINEKIQFAVNQAVILPASSSLLDEIAQTLKEHPELPKIEVQGHSSSEGDRNKNKTLSQARAEAVVKALTDRGVKNEVLTPKGFGSENPVASNDTEEGREKNRRVEFVIVYPEGPGGPRGRRGGPEGRRPTDTEGATPRKDGAK
- a CDS encoding efflux RND transporter permease subunit, which produces MKALVALFIRRPVFTWVLILGSIVLGLTGLLKMPVERFPNVDFAYVSVSVSAPGMSAEQVESEIATRIENALGTVSGLDRLDSTSSEGHAFIAAQFVLGKDSMEAANEVRDRISRLAEELPPSARPPSVETFNVNSAPILLLSVQSPAGARTPRELTELADTTLRRELQSIRGVGDVRLIGGETRTLSIVLDPLRLLAADLTAQEVQRALAQENLEAPGGSLTDGAQALGVRLSAKARTAADLERILVARRGDTSIRLADVADVDDEGLAADARASLTGKPAVLLAITKQPGANTVSVTDDVRARVDVAQRFLPDGVEARILQDNSEDVRASVAAVTEHLLLGALLAAVVVLLFLRSFRATLIAGLAIPASILGTFAVTHALGMTLNLLSLLGLTLAVGIVIDDAIVVLENIVRVMQTRNLSPGEAAVEATREIGLAVLATTLSLVAVFLPIATMEGIVGRYLSPFGLTMSVSILLSMAVAFTLTPMLCSRWLAPPRPSAEPERSSSAPAHAAPTQPGTPDLAAASRRDPTPLAHEHTHDGPLERLYARALTFLLRRRWIAGVGITLTLLSTVVLVSHLPTTFVPTEDLSRFSVYLRLPESASLDRTAQVGEQIATLVRDLPDVDETALTTLSAREATVTAYLSRRGVQSQRIQQMRERLRAPLTEEPLLTMVGPADDFAPPGPEGASIQFVIRGAELNGLQQIASALLDAAKGLEGTVDHGITSGGGRPELSLRVDRSHASKIGVSQAEIGSVLALIDRKGVDLGSVRDPHSRAEISVPVRLRVASSTLNHEDLVRTLTVRSDQGQLVPLATLAEIERDVGPGSIRRVGRQRQVTLFMNTVPGTSDSTVIEALHKKLRELDPTGRYQGEVIGNASEMQKTFNAFLTAIFLSFVFMYLVLAAQYESWLHPVTILMSLPLTVPFGLLSLLVGGQSLNLFSALGFLVLFGVVKKNSILQIDRILQLRAAGVPRHRAILDACRDRLRPILMTTIAFVAGMLPLVISSGPGAATNRAIAVGVLGGQTLSLVLTLLATPILYTWFDDLARMGSTTWTARLRSLLTRSEKRRPNDGLEAPCA